In one window of Scylla paramamosain isolate STU-SP2022 unplaced genomic scaffold, ASM3559412v1 Contig29, whole genome shotgun sequence DNA:
- the LOC135097701 gene encoding uncharacterized protein LOC135097701 isoform X2: MQQLCLSLLVSDPIKPPPKETPPKATEEEGNVVILDAKLFYKQQEKEVAEKIKESLAVTEYAKPSSALVLSGVSSSVVQYTVFEMQLSFTVLDTEGAPTNDLGHKSDPWQVTASLLGGPPGAILMGTTTVPNRNGTAIFTNLSVSKPGEGYNLTFTIIYPSYAPALTTTLEETFSLTQMSAAMVLQQPSIVQAGQPTTITVHFVDKDSGLVFNGLAFKARHLWANCWQRLLRDTLRLSRGLVVYPSHLVIKEYPMVKSLHTDLF; this comes from the exons ATGCAGcaactgtgcctctctctcttg gtGAGTGACCCCATCAAGCCACCACCCAAGGAAACccctccaaaggccacagaggaggaaggcaatgTTGTCATTCTGGATGCCAAGCTGTTCTacaagcagcaggagaaggaggtggcagAGAAGATCAAGGAGAGCCTGGCAGTGACTGAGTATGCTAAGCCATCCAGTGCAttggtgctgagtggtgtgTCCAGCAGTGTGGTGCAGTACACAGTGTTTGAAATGCAGCTGTCCTTTACTGTGCTGgatacagag gGTGCACCCACCAATGACCTGGGCCACAAGAGTGATCCCTGGCAGGTCACGGCAAGTCTCTTGGGAGGTCCGCCAGGTGCCATCCTCATGGGCACCACAACAGTTCCCAACAGGAATGGCACTGCCATCTTCACCAACCTGTCTGTCAGCAAGCCCGGGGAAGGCTACAACCTCACTTTCACCATCATCTACCCCAGCTATGCTccagccctcaccaccaccctggaGGAGACCTTCAG CTTGACACAGATGAGTGCAGCAATGGTCCTGCAGCAGCCCAGCATAGTGCAGGCCGGacaacccaccaccatcactgttcaCTTTGTTGACAAGGACTCTGGCTTGGTTTTTAATGGCCTGGCTTTCAag gcCAGACATTTGTGGGCAAACTGCTGGCAAAGACTGCTGAGGGACACTTTGAGGTTATCCAGAG
- the LOC135097701 gene encoding uncharacterized protein LOC135097701 isoform X1, which yields MQQLCLSLLVSDPIKPPPKETPPKATEEEGNVVILDAKLFYKQQEKEVAEKIKESLAVTEYAKPSSALVLSGVSSSVVQYTVFEMQLSFTVLDTEGAPTNDLGHKSDPWQVTASLLGGPPGAILMGTTTVPNRNGTAIFTNLSVSKPGEGYNLTFTIIYPSYAPALTTTLEETFSLTQMSAAMVLQQPSIVQAGQPTTITVHFVDKDSGLVFNGLAFKARHLWANCWQRLLRDTLRLSRGMPRLVVYPSHLVIKEYPMVKSLHTDLF from the exons ATGCAGcaactgtgcctctctctcttg gtGAGTGACCCCATCAAGCCACCACCCAAGGAAACccctccaaaggccacagaggaggaaggcaatgTTGTCATTCTGGATGCCAAGCTGTTCTacaagcagcaggagaaggaggtggcagAGAAGATCAAGGAGAGCCTGGCAGTGACTGAGTATGCTAAGCCATCCAGTGCAttggtgctgagtggtgtgTCCAGCAGTGTGGTGCAGTACACAGTGTTTGAAATGCAGCTGTCCTTTACTGTGCTGgatacagag gGTGCACCCACCAATGACCTGGGCCACAAGAGTGATCCCTGGCAGGTCACGGCAAGTCTCTTGGGAGGTCCGCCAGGTGCCATCCTCATGGGCACCACAACAGTTCCCAACAGGAATGGCACTGCCATCTTCACCAACCTGTCTGTCAGCAAGCCCGGGGAAGGCTACAACCTCACTTTCACCATCATCTACCCCAGCTATGCTccagccctcaccaccaccctggaGGAGACCTTCAG CTTGACACAGATGAGTGCAGCAATGGTCCTGCAGCAGCCCAGCATAGTGCAGGCCGGacaacccaccaccatcactgttcaCTTTGTTGACAAGGACTCTGGCTTGGTTTTTAATGGCCTGGCTTTCAag gcCAGACATTTGTGGGCAAACTGCTGGCAAAGACTGCTGAGGGACACTTTGAGGTTATCCAGAGGTATGCCaa
- the LOC135097701 gene encoding uncharacterized protein LOC135097701 isoform X3: protein MIIESMDTDTEALVGTWTSSMDRWTEAGVLATCIFSVVATGMTYEMAMTSMPLQVLRLHLPHSPSSEAVFLLIFPKPQRYDTYVDGVFVPPANLNTSAAGYKLLPENPTHPQAFLPMLDNAMRTSFFQRSAKLVHVVLCEGHILDIKTTPMITLTSGLMVKEDEFYEQNLVLNLASLFEVSPNNIRVISVMQELSKRQQGRLEAEVASAHTTSLNGEEEEGAIGGEVIPYKKLVQSLEKAVNRFQDGSCSNCASLSW, encoded by the exons ATGATCATTGAGAGCATGGACACAGACACTGAG gccctAGTGGGTACGTGGACCTCCTCaatggacagatggacagaggcTGGTGTGCTGGCTACATGTATCTTCTCTGTTGTGGCAACAGGGATGACATATGAGATGGCCATGACCAGCATGCCCCTTCAG GTGCTGCGTCTGCACCTGCCACACAGTCCATCCTCTGAGGCCGTTTTCCTGCTCATCTTCCCAAAGCCTCAGCGTTATGACACCTATGTGGATGGTGTCTTTGTTCCCCCAGCCAACCTCAACACCTCTGCAGCCGGCTACAAGCTGTTGCCTGAGAACCCCACCCATCCTCAGGCTTTCCTTCCCATGTTGGACAAT GCAATGAGGACCAGCTTCTTCCAGCGCAGTGCTAAGCTGGTCCATGTGGTGCTGTGCGAAGGCCACATCCTTGACATCAAGACCACACCCATGATCACCCTCACCAGTGGCCtcatggtgaaggaagatgaatttTATGAGCAGAACTTGGTGTTGAATCTGGCCAGCCTGTTTGAGGTATCCCCAAACAACATCAGGGTCATCAGTGTTATGCAGGAGCTCTCCAAGAGACAGCAGGGAAGGCTGGAG GCTGAAGTGGCCAGTGCTCACACTACAAGCCtgaatggtgaggaggaggagggagcaattggtggggaggtgattcccTACAAGAAGCTGGTGCAGAGTCTGGAGAAGGCCGTCAATAGATTCCAGGATGGATCATGCAGcaactgtgcctctctctcttg gtGA